In Natrinema amylolyticum, the following are encoded in one genomic region:
- a CDS encoding UbiA family prenyltransferase, whose protein sequence is MSSITTALRFLVHSNLFISLATVSVAVTTVLLADLPLEPLPLFIVFAATMFVYTVNRFTDLEEDEQNVPQRAAFTKRYGTLWLSAGIALYVAAVGIAVALALPGAVYMLLPLAVVFLYSVGGVKQIFLVKNLVVGFAWGAIPLGVGYYYGQLRSPEILFLFAYITTMITIAAVIFDVKDIEGDRAEGIPTVPNLFGPHRTRILSLLATVAVAAAVVALVVGGAVPREFLVVLAMNAYVCAYVPFATTDRGPLYYGFVVDGEHVFLAAVVLALEWLVW, encoded by the coding sequence GTGTCATCGATAACGACCGCCCTTCGGTTTCTGGTCCACAGTAACCTCTTCATCTCGCTGGCGACGGTCAGCGTCGCCGTCACGACCGTCCTCCTCGCGGACCTGCCCCTCGAGCCCCTGCCGCTGTTCATCGTCTTCGCGGCGACGATGTTCGTCTACACCGTCAACCGGTTCACCGACCTCGAGGAGGACGAACAGAACGTGCCACAGCGCGCGGCCTTTACCAAGCGGTACGGGACGCTCTGGCTGTCCGCGGGAATCGCGCTCTACGTCGCCGCGGTCGGAATCGCCGTCGCGCTCGCGCTCCCCGGTGCGGTGTACATGCTCCTCCCGCTCGCGGTCGTGTTCCTGTACTCCGTCGGCGGGGTCAAGCAGATCTTTCTCGTGAAAAACCTCGTGGTCGGATTCGCCTGGGGCGCGATCCCGCTCGGCGTCGGCTACTACTACGGTCAGTTGCGCTCGCCGGAGATCCTGTTTCTCTTCGCCTATATCACGACCATGATCACCATCGCCGCGGTGATCTTCGATGTGAAGGACATCGAGGGCGACCGCGCGGAGGGGATCCCGACGGTCCCCAACCTGTTCGGTCCGCACCGGACCCGCATCCTGTCGCTGCTGGCGACCGTCGCCGTCGCAGCGGCGGTGGTCGCCCTCGTCGTCGGCGGCGCGGTTCCGCGCGAGTTCCTCGTCGTGCTCGCGATGAACGCCTACGTCTGTGCGTACGTCCCCTTCGCGACCACCGACCGCGGCCCGCTGTACTACGGGTTCGTCGTCGACGGCGAACACGTCTTTCTCGCCGCCGTCGTCCTCGCGCTCGAGTGGCTGGTCTGGTGA
- the sucC gene encoding ADP-forming succinate--CoA ligase subunit beta: protein MKLHEYQAKNVFADAGIPTPDSQLASDVDGVVSAAEEIGYPVAVKAQVQVGGRGKAGGIKLVEDADEARDAASQILGMDLKGYHVDRVLVEEAVDFVNELYVGITMDRGEGKPVAMVSTKGGVNIEEVAEEDPEAIAREHIDPSFGMHPYQARKAVYDAGVDQSIARDVSSVLTTLYQLWDDKDGADAEINPLMVTSNNEVIAADAVMNIDEDALFRQPELAEMEEEAAGGDELEQKADEYGFDYVRLDGNVGIIGNGAGLVMTTLDLVDHYGGKPANFLDVGGGAKAARIANALDMVFSDDNVDSVVFNIFGGITRGDEVARGINEALEQFDEIPKPVVVRLAGTNWEEGMEILNEDLVTVEQTLEDAVQRAVEYAGEVNDQ from the coding sequence ATGAAATTACACGAGTATCAGGCGAAGAACGTCTTCGCCGATGCCGGGATTCCGACGCCGGACTCACAGCTCGCGTCCGACGTCGACGGCGTCGTATCCGCGGCTGAGGAGATCGGGTATCCAGTCGCAGTGAAAGCGCAGGTACAGGTCGGCGGCCGAGGCAAGGCCGGCGGAATTAAACTCGTTGAGGACGCAGACGAGGCTCGGGACGCGGCCTCCCAGATCCTCGGCATGGATCTGAAGGGGTATCACGTCGATCGCGTCCTCGTCGAGGAAGCGGTCGACTTCGTGAACGAACTCTACGTTGGGATCACGATGGACCGCGGCGAGGGCAAACCCGTCGCGATGGTCTCGACCAAGGGCGGCGTCAACATCGAGGAGGTCGCCGAGGAAGATCCCGAGGCGATCGCCCGCGAACACATCGATCCCTCCTTCGGGATGCATCCCTACCAGGCCCGCAAGGCCGTCTACGACGCCGGCGTCGATCAGTCGATCGCGCGCGACGTCTCGAGCGTTCTCACGACGCTCTACCAGCTCTGGGACGACAAGGACGGCGCCGACGCCGAGATCAACCCGCTGATGGTCACCAGCAATAACGAGGTCATCGCGGCCGACGCCGTGATGAACATCGACGAGGACGCGCTGTTCCGCCAGCCCGAACTCGCCGAGATGGAGGAGGAAGCGGCCGGCGGCGACGAACTCGAGCAGAAGGCCGACGAGTACGGCTTCGACTACGTCCGCCTCGACGGCAACGTCGGCATCATCGGCAACGGTGCGGGCCTCGTGATGACGACGCTCGACCTGGTCGATCACTACGGCGGCAAACCCGCCAACTTCCTGGACGTCGGTGGCGGCGCGAAGGCCGCCCGCATCGCGAACGCGCTCGACATGGTGTTCTCCGACGACAACGTCGATTCGGTCGTCTTCAACATCTTCGGCGGCATCACGCGCGGCGACGAGGTCGCCCGCGGGATCAACGAGGCGCTCGAGCAGTTCGACGAGATCCCCAAGCCGGTCGTCGTCCGACTGGCCGGGACCAACTGGGAGGAAGGCATGGAAATTCTCAACGAGGACCTCGTGACGGTCGAACAGACCCTCGAGGACGCGGTCCAGCGTGCCGTCGAGTACGCTGGGGAGGTGAACGACCAATGA
- the sucD gene encoding succinate--CoA ligase subunit alpha yields the protein MSVLVDDDTRVVVQGITGGEGKFHAEQMMEYGTNVVAGAVPGKGGQEVSGVPVYDTVHEAVDEENADTSVIFVPPAFAGDAVFESLDSDLDLAVAITEGIPTQDMARVNKRLSETDTRLIGPNCPGLITPGEAKLGILPGNIFAEGNVGLVSRSGTLTYQVVDSLTNRGIGQTTAIGIGGDPIIGTDFVDALELFEDDPDTDAIVMCGEIGGEDEEEAAAFIDDYVDTPVAGFIAGRTAPPGKRMGHAGAIVSGSGTGTAESKISALNDAGVPVGDTPEEVADQIEEFLA from the coding sequence ATGAGCGTACTAGTCGACGACGACACGCGCGTCGTGGTACAGGGCATCACCGGCGGGGAAGGCAAGTTCCACGCCGAACAGATGATGGAGTACGGCACCAACGTCGTCGCCGGTGCGGTCCCCGGCAAGGGCGGCCAGGAGGTCAGCGGCGTGCCGGTCTACGACACGGTCCACGAGGCCGTCGACGAGGAGAACGCGGACACGTCCGTGATCTTCGTCCCGCCGGCGTTCGCCGGCGACGCGGTGTTCGAATCGCTCGACTCGGATCTCGACCTCGCGGTCGCGATCACGGAGGGCATTCCGACCCAGGACATGGCGCGAGTCAACAAGCGCCTCTCCGAGACCGATACCCGACTCATCGGTCCGAACTGTCCCGGTCTCATCACGCCCGGCGAGGCCAAACTGGGCATTCTCCCCGGCAACATCTTCGCCGAGGGGAACGTCGGTCTCGTCTCCCGCTCGGGGACGCTGACGTATCAGGTCGTGGACAGCCTGACCAACCGTGGTATCGGCCAGACGACCGCCATCGGTATCGGCGGCGACCCGATCATCGGCACCGACTTCGTCGACGCCCTCGAGCTGTTCGAGGACGATCCCGACACCGACGCCATCGTCATGTGCGGTGAGATCGGTGGCGAGGACGAGGAGGAAGCGGCCGCGTTCATCGACGACTACGTCGACACGCCGGTCGCCGGCTTCATCGCCGGCCGTACCGCACCGCCGGGCAAGCGGATGGGCCACGCCGGTGCGATCGTCTCCGGCTCCGGAACGGGCACTGCAGAGAGTAAGATCAGCGCCCTCAACGACGCCGGCGTCCCCGTCGGCGACACTCCCGAGGAAGTCGCCGACCAGATCGAAGAGTTCCTCGCGTAA
- a CDS encoding MSCRAMM family adhesin SdrC yields the protein MTDSTTDSPGDGGFDVGSSADELFGEFEETDMGDQDRTESAVEDETDRPETGGIEDRTAAAVFDQLRTEGADEGGADDVLADESPDDIIASADEPESNPATSVDDEFVVDDGELTELLLTDRTKDQEFLWVDADESDDPRDNESTDLTGTDEELERADAETPSVDGDDDSDAPTATAPGTVDESSDGESGVENGSADSESAIGNGSADAIESDVATVTDTDSGSDTATAVDADAAPETPSNPSADTAARSDDAGSSLDPESDAPAVDPGPTDCDGDDAESDTVTEETEAADAETETETESETETAVDETEDATAADDEPSGLLGRLRSLLGGLF from the coding sequence ATGACAGACAGTACAACAGACAGTCCGGGCGACGGCGGGTTCGACGTGGGCTCGAGCGCCGACGAACTGTTCGGAGAGTTCGAGGAGACCGACATGGGTGACCAGGACCGGACGGAGTCGGCGGTGGAGGACGAAACCGACCGGCCGGAAACGGGTGGTATCGAGGACAGGACGGCCGCCGCCGTCTTCGATCAGCTCCGGACTGAAGGGGCTGATGAAGGCGGTGCCGACGATGTACTCGCGGACGAGAGTCCGGACGACATCATCGCGAGCGCGGACGAACCGGAGTCCAACCCGGCGACGTCAGTCGACGACGAGTTCGTGGTCGATGACGGAGAGTTGACAGAGTTGCTGCTCACCGACCGCACGAAAGATCAGGAGTTCCTCTGGGTCGACGCCGACGAGTCCGACGATCCACGGGACAACGAGTCCACTGATCTCACCGGGACGGACGAAGAACTCGAGCGAGCCGACGCGGAAACGCCGTCCGTCGACGGTGACGACGACTCGGACGCACCGACAGCGACTGCTCCCGGAACCGTCGACGAGTCATCCGACGGCGAGTCCGGCGTCGAGAACGGGTCCGCTGATAGCGAGTCCGCCATTGGAAACGGGTCCGCCGATGCCATCGAGTCCGATGTCGCTACTGTGACTGACACAGACTCGGGGAGCGACACCGCAACTGCGGTCGATGCCGACGCCGCTCCTGAGACGCCGTCGAACCCGAGCGCCGACACGGCGGCCCGGAGCGACGACGCGGGCTCGAGTCTCGACCCCGAGTCGGACGCGCCAGCAGTCGACCCAGGGCCGACCGACTGCGATGGTGACGACGCGGAGAGCGATACCGTCACTGAGGAGACCGAGGCTGCAGACGCCGAGACCGAGACTGAAACTGAAAGTGAAACCGAGACTGCGGTCGACGAGACAGAGGACGCGACCGCAGCCGACGACGAACCGTCGGGACTACTCGGCCGGCTGCGATCGCTGCTCGGCGGGTTGTTCTGA
- the rbcL gene encoding type III ribulose-bisphosphate carboxylase, protein MTGIEYDDFLDLGYEPAATELVCEFAIEPADGMSMEAAASRVASESSNGTWAALHVDEDELTDLGAVACGIDGRTVTVAYPVELFEAGSMPQILSCIAGNILGMKAVDSIRLEDCDWPESITSGFPGPQFGTSVAREKLDAGERPVLATVPKPKVGLSTDAHARIGEEAWRGGIDLLKDDENLTDQDFNPFRDRLAESLAARDRVQEETGERKDYLVNVTAETTEMLERVDLVAEHGGGFVMVDVITCGWAAVQSVRERCEDHGLAIHAHRAMHAAFDRLDHHGVSMRVIAQIARLCGVDHIHTGTAGLGKLANEDTPGINAWLTGDCHGLQPVLPVASGGLHPGVVDQLLDALGTDIIVQAGGGVHGHPDGTHAGAKALRQSVEASMAGEDLETYADDHPELATALEKWGAETPR, encoded by the coding sequence ATGACTGGGATCGAGTACGACGACTTCCTGGACCTCGGATACGAGCCCGCGGCGACGGAGTTGGTCTGTGAGTTCGCGATCGAGCCGGCCGACGGGATGTCGATGGAGGCGGCGGCCAGCCGCGTCGCCTCGGAGTCCTCGAACGGCACGTGGGCCGCTTTGCACGTCGACGAGGACGAACTGACGGATCTCGGTGCAGTCGCCTGCGGTATCGACGGACGGACGGTCACCGTCGCCTACCCAGTCGAACTGTTTGAGGCCGGCAGCATGCCACAGATCCTCTCGTGTATCGCCGGCAACATCCTGGGGATGAAGGCCGTCGACTCGATCCGACTCGAGGACTGCGACTGGCCGGAATCGATCACGAGCGGGTTTCCGGGACCCCAGTTCGGGACGAGCGTCGCCCGCGAGAAACTCGACGCCGGCGAGCGGCCGGTGTTGGCGACGGTGCCGAAACCAAAGGTGGGTCTCTCGACCGACGCCCACGCCCGAATCGGCGAGGAAGCCTGGCGCGGCGGTATCGACCTGCTGAAAGACGACGAGAACCTCACCGATCAGGACTTCAATCCCTTCCGGGATCGACTCGCCGAGAGCCTCGCCGCCCGCGACCGCGTCCAGGAGGAGACGGGCGAGCGCAAGGACTACCTCGTGAACGTCACCGCAGAGACCACCGAGATGCTCGAGCGCGTCGACCTCGTCGCCGAACACGGCGGCGGCTTCGTCATGGTCGACGTGATCACCTGCGGCTGGGCGGCCGTCCAGAGCGTCCGCGAGCGCTGCGAAGATCACGGGCTGGCGATCCACGCCCATCGAGCGATGCACGCCGCCTTCGACCGGCTCGACCATCACGGCGTCTCGATGCGCGTCATCGCCCAGATCGCCCGCCTCTGTGGCGTCGATCACATCCACACCGGGACCGCGGGACTGGGCAAACTCGCAAACGAGGACACCCCGGGGATCAACGCGTGGCTCACCGGCGACTGTCACGGACTGCAGCCCGTCCTTCCGGTCGCCTCCGGCGGGCTCCATCCCGGCGTGGTCGACCAGTTGCTCGACGCGCTCGGGACGGACATCATCGTCCAGGCCGGTGGCGGGGTCCACGGCCACCCCGACGGCACGCACGCGGGCGCGAAAGCGCTCCGACAGTCCGTCGAGGCCTCGATGGCGGGCGAGGACCTCGAGACCTACGCCGACGACCATCCGGAACTGGCGACGGCCCTCGAGAAGTGGGGTGCCGAAACGCCGCGATAG
- a CDS encoding haloalkane dehalogenase, translated as MAISISEDRFEDVPDFDYEPQYVDVGDLRMAYVETGGDGESEESDETFLCLHGEPTWSFLYRKMMPTLAERGRVVVPDLIGCGRSDRYEDRDAYSVEMHYDALQTFVEELDLTNITLVCQDWGGVLGLPLATHQPERFARLVPMNTGVPDGTQEMSDRWHEFAEMVATADDLDIGRLVRNGCYRDLSEEVVDAYRAPFPDERHMAAARTFPGLVPTSPDDPGAELMAETQERLGEWEKPAFVLFGREDPITSHDRDPLRHHIPTATEQPDIWIDEAAHFLQEDAGEEIAERIVDFVDRT; from the coding sequence ATGGCAATCAGTATCTCCGAGGATCGATTCGAGGACGTTCCGGATTTCGACTACGAACCGCAGTACGTCGACGTCGGCGATCTACGGATGGCGTACGTGGAAACCGGCGGTGATGGAGAGAGCGAGGAGTCCGACGAAACGTTTCTCTGCCTCCACGGCGAACCGACGTGGTCGTTCCTCTATCGGAAGATGATGCCCACCTTGGCCGAACGCGGCCGCGTCGTCGTCCCCGACCTGATCGGCTGCGGGCGGTCCGACCGATACGAGGACCGGGACGCGTACTCCGTCGAGATGCACTACGACGCGTTACAGACGTTCGTCGAGGAACTCGATCTGACGAATATCACGCTCGTCTGCCAGGACTGGGGTGGCGTCCTCGGGCTCCCGCTCGCGACCCACCAGCCCGAGCGGTTCGCGCGCCTCGTCCCGATGAACACCGGCGTGCCGGACGGCACACAGGAGATGAGCGACAGGTGGCACGAGTTCGCCGAAATGGTCGCGACCGCCGACGACCTCGACATCGGTAGACTCGTTCGCAACGGCTGCTACCGCGACCTCTCCGAAGAGGTAGTCGACGCCTACCGGGCGCCGTTCCCCGACGAACGGCATATGGCCGCCGCGCGGACGTTTCCCGGCCTCGTTCCCACGTCGCCCGACGATCCCGGGGCGGAGCTGATGGCCGAAACGCAGGAGCGCCTCGGCGAGTGGGAGAAACCGGCGTTCGTGCTGTTCGGGAGAGAGGATCCGATCACGTCTCACGACCGCGATCCGCTCCGACACCACATTCCGACCGCGACCGAGCAACCCGACATCTGGATCGACGAGGCCGCACACTTCCTGCAGGAAGACGCCGGCGAGGAAATCGCCGAACGTATCGTCGACTTCGTCGATCGAACCTGA
- the bioB gene encoding biotin synthase BioB: MVYETGNETVDDALERVMAGERLDRTDGLALMAQPVDALAEAGAAVRDRFGDGTVDACSIVNAKAGDCAEDCGFCAQSVHFDTGIDTYGFLGPEKILEAAKRAERDGAQRFGIVVAEKGVSKEHRPGEWAEVLESIRRVRDECDLEVDASLGILTEEEAAILAEEGINHYNHNIETSPNYFPEIIGSHSFEDRVKTLEVAKEAGMDLCAGVILGMGETPTDRVEAAIALQDIGVSSLPVNVLNPVAGTPLAEEGVDITTEEIVKTVAVYKLLHPDARVRLTGGREVNLEPDEQHLPLEAGADGILTGDYLTTEGQSPGDDLEIVERAGLEPNMDANEFDPEAVKDRHSDAPESSTETASAGVEPSDD; this comes from the coding sequence GTGGTTTACGAGACTGGCAACGAGACGGTCGACGACGCGCTCGAGCGGGTGATGGCCGGCGAGCGACTCGATCGGACCGACGGACTGGCGCTGATGGCCCAACCGGTCGACGCACTCGCGGAGGCCGGCGCGGCCGTGCGCGATCGCTTCGGAGACGGCACGGTCGACGCCTGCTCGATCGTCAACGCGAAGGCGGGCGACTGCGCCGAGGACTGCGGCTTCTGTGCGCAGTCGGTCCACTTCGATACCGGCATCGACACCTACGGCTTCCTCGGCCCCGAGAAGATCCTCGAGGCCGCCAAACGCGCCGAACGCGACGGTGCCCAGCGCTTCGGCATCGTCGTGGCCGAAAAGGGCGTCTCGAAGGAACATCGCCCCGGAGAGTGGGCGGAGGTCCTCGAGTCGATCCGCCGCGTGCGCGATGAGTGCGACCTCGAGGTTGACGCCTCCCTCGGTATCCTGACCGAGGAGGAGGCCGCGATCCTCGCCGAGGAGGGGATCAATCACTACAATCACAACATCGAGACCTCGCCGAACTACTTCCCCGAGATCATCGGGAGCCACAGCTTCGAGGATCGAGTGAAGACGCTCGAGGTCGCCAAGGAGGCCGGTATGGACCTCTGTGCCGGCGTCATCCTCGGCATGGGCGAGACCCCAACCGATCGCGTCGAGGCGGCCATCGCCCTACAGGACATCGGCGTCTCCTCGCTGCCGGTCAACGTCCTCAACCCAGTCGCGGGGACGCCGCTGGCCGAGGAGGGCGTCGATATCACGACCGAGGAGATCGTCAAGACGGTCGCGGTGTACAAACTGCTCCACCCCGACGCACGGGTGCGCCTGACCGGCGGCCGCGAGGTTAATCTCGAACCCGACGAGCAACACCTGCCGCTCGAGGCCGGCGCGGACGGCATCCTCACCGGCGACTACCTCACGACCGAGGGCCAGTCGCCCGGCGACGACTTGGAGATCGTCGAGCGCGCGGGGCTGGAACCCAATATGGACGCGAACGAGTTCGACCCCGAAGCGGTCAAGGACCGTCACAGCGACGCTCCGGAGTCGTCGACCGAGACGGCGAGCGCGGGCGTGGAACCGAGCGACGACTGA
- a CDS encoding transcriptional regulator: protein MDEITYAVLGTGGIGRRALEVSQHKDALTPVAACDRHGVAVDFDGLDVDELLAATEGNIDSEVATDGGTGTASTEGGVKRHGEQRGVVASSQARSSEDPIQDIIDRGDRIDAVLLALPNYEHDFIPRTADRFAEGGYSGVMIDVLKRSRVIDMLDDRSEEFEDAGITFICGAGATPGLLTGAAALAAQSFVEVTDVDIWWGVGLKSGYEDNRGTVREDIAHLPEYDIETARDLSESEIEEIIDDHDGVIEFEDMEHADDVLLERAGVCDAEDVTVGGILDVRNDEKPTTTTVRVTGRTFDGETATNTFQLGDETSMEANVNGPALGYLKAGVRRNRAGEYGVFGPADLMPGF, encoded by the coding sequence ATGGACGAAATCACGTATGCGGTACTCGGAACCGGAGGCATCGGCCGACGAGCACTCGAAGTGAGCCAGCACAAGGACGCGCTGACGCCCGTCGCGGCGTGTGACCGCCACGGCGTCGCCGTCGACTTCGACGGCCTCGACGTCGACGAACTGCTGGCCGCGACGGAAGGGAATATCGACAGCGAAGTGGCGACGGACGGAGGAACGGGGACGGCGTCCACGGAAGGCGGCGTCAAACGACACGGCGAACAGCGGGGCGTCGTCGCCTCGAGCCAGGCCCGCTCCAGCGAGGATCCGATTCAGGATATCATCGACCGCGGCGACCGGATCGACGCGGTCCTGCTCGCTCTCCCGAACTACGAACACGACTTCATTCCGCGGACGGCCGACCGATTCGCCGAGGGCGGCTACTCCGGGGTCATGATCGACGTCCTCAAGCGCTCACGCGTGATCGACATGCTCGACGACCGGAGCGAGGAGTTCGAGGACGCCGGTATCACCTTCATCTGCGGCGCGGGCGCGACGCCCGGCCTGCTGACCGGTGCCGCCGCGCTGGCCGCCCAGTCGTTCGTCGAGGTCACCGACGTCGACATCTGGTGGGGCGTCGGCCTGAAATCGGGCTACGAGGACAACCGCGGCACCGTCCGCGAGGACATCGCGCACCTCCCCGAGTACGACATCGAGACCGCCCGCGACCTCTCCGAATCCGAGATCGAGGAGATCATCGACGACCACGACGGCGTCATCGAGTTCGAGGACATGGAACACGCCGACGACGTCCTGCTCGAGCGCGCCGGCGTCTGCGACGCCGAGGACGTCACCGTCGGCGGGATCCTCGACGTGCGCAACGACGAGAAGCCGACGACGACGACGGTCCGCGTGACCGGACGCACGTTCGACGGCGAGACGGCAACCAACACCTTCCAACTGGGCGACGAGACGAGCATGGAAGCCAACGTCAACGGGCCCGCGCTGGGCTACCTGAAAGCCGGCGTCCGACGGAATCGCGCGGGCGAGTACGGCGTCTTCGGCCCGGCCGACCTGATGCCCGGCTTCTGA
- a CDS encoding aminotransferase class I/II-fold pyridoxal phosphate-dependent enzyme, with protein sequence MADRGFDLEGRLETLEENDLKRALSPVDRVAERGYFAEPSGGELPVLDAAEALVFASNNYLGLTDDQRIQDAARQAAATVGTGAGASRLVTGDTMVHRDLERQLAEVKDTERALAFSSGYAANVGTITALEPDVVFSDELNHASIIDGCRLTDAETVVYDHCDAASLRSKLEDRAERAARNGREPADESWLIVTDSVFSMDGTVAPLEAICDAAEEHGAWVMADEAHATGLYADGGGVVQAEGLEDRIHVQMGTLSKALASQGGYVAGSADLIECILNDARSFVFSTGLAPPAAAAASEALHVARHGGVREELWENVAHLRDGLESMGFEVWGDSQILPVIAGDRRDAIALADGVRERDVVAPAIRPPTVPEGSSRLRVVPMATHDRSDIITCLEAFRAAGEEVGLL encoded by the coding sequence ATGGCCGACCGCGGGTTCGACCTCGAGGGCCGACTCGAGACCCTCGAGGAAAACGACTTGAAACGCGCCCTCTCGCCCGTCGATCGGGTCGCCGAGCGCGGCTACTTCGCCGAGCCCTCGGGCGGCGAGTTACCCGTCCTCGACGCGGCGGAGGCGCTGGTCTTCGCTTCGAACAACTACCTAGGACTGACCGACGACCAGCGGATACAGGACGCGGCCAGACAAGCCGCCGCGACCGTCGGCACGGGTGCCGGCGCGAGCCGACTCGTCACGGGCGACACGATGGTCCACCGCGATCTCGAGCGCCAACTCGCCGAGGTCAAGGACACCGAGCGCGCGCTGGCATTCTCGTCGGGGTACGCCGCGAACGTCGGCACGATCACGGCGCTCGAGCCGGACGTCGTCTTCTCCGACGAGTTGAACCACGCGAGCATCATCGACGGCTGCCGACTCACGGACGCCGAGACGGTCGTCTACGACCACTGTGATGCGGCGAGCTTGCGATCGAAACTGGAGGACCGAGCCGAGCGGGCGGCTCGAAACGGCCGCGAGCCGGCCGACGAGTCCTGGCTGATCGTCACCGATTCGGTGTTCAGTATGGACGGCACCGTCGCGCCTCTCGAGGCGATCTGTGACGCCGCCGAGGAGCACGGCGCGTGGGTGATGGCCGACGAGGCCCACGCGACGGGCCTCTACGCGGACGGCGGCGGCGTCGTCCAGGCGGAGGGGCTCGAGGACCGGATCCACGTTCAGATGGGGACCCTTTCGAAAGCGTTGGCGAGCCAGGGCGGCTACGTCGCCGGCAGCGCGGACCTGATCGAGTGCATTCTCAACGACGCGCGCTCGTTCGTCTTCTCGACCGGGCTCGCGCCGCCGGCGGCCGCGGCGGCGAGCGAGGCGCTCCACGTCGCCCGCCACGGCGGTGTGCGAGAGGAGCTCTGGGAGAACGTCGCCCACCTCCGCGACGGGCTCGAGTCGATGGGGTTCGAGGTATGGGGCGACTCACAGATCCTCCCCGTGATCGCGGGCGATCGGCGGGACGCGATCGCTCTCGCCGACGGGGTCCGCGAACGCGACGTCGTCGCGCCCGCGATTCGACCGCCAACGGTTCCGGAGGGAAGTAGCCGCCTCCGCGTAGTCCCGATGGCCACCCACGACCGGAGCGACATCATCACCTGCCTCGAGGCGTTTCGCGCCGCGGGCGAGGAGGTGGGTCTGCTGTGA
- the bioD gene encoding dethiobiotin synthase, with the protein MSAERPIAVVGTGTGVGKTVITAGITRLLREEGYDARAIKPAQTGHPPDDDAGFVAAACDDPAAATCPRYLEPALAPRVAAEVAEEDLEYEAIRAACEREIESTSVPIVEGIGGLRVPLAGDREVIDLVADLEAAAVVVTRSGLGTLNHTALSVDALEDRGIDVCGIVVNEYAGETIAERTNPDELERMTGSPVETVPPLDGTEIGGDTEPRALAAGVSDALSSSFLDRLPVEDR; encoded by the coding sequence GTGAGCGCCGAGCGGCCGATCGCCGTCGTCGGCACCGGAACGGGCGTCGGAAAGACGGTCATCACGGCCGGAATCACCCGTCTCCTCCGAGAGGAAGGCTACGACGCGCGGGCGATCAAACCGGCCCAGACCGGGCACCCGCCCGACGATGACGCGGGATTCGTCGCCGCGGCCTGTGACGATCCCGCGGCCGCGACCTGTCCTCGCTATCTCGAGCCGGCGCTCGCGCCGCGCGTCGCGGCCGAGGTCGCCGAGGAAGACCTCGAGTACGAGGCGATTCGTGCGGCCTGCGAGCGCGAGATCGAGTCGACCTCGGTCCCGATCGTCGAGGGGATCGGCGGCCTGCGGGTCCCGCTGGCCGGCGATCGGGAGGTGATCGACCTCGTCGCCGACCTCGAGGCCGCGGCGGTCGTCGTCACGCGGTCGGGGCTGGGCACGCTCAACCACACCGCGCTCTCGGTTGACGCGCTTGAGGACCGCGGAATCGACGTCTGCGGGATCGTCGTCAACGAGTACGCCGGCGAAACCATCGCGGAACGCACCAACCCCGACGAACTCGAGCGGATGACCGGCTCACCCGTCGAGACGGTCCCGCCGCTGGACGGGACTGAAATCGGTGGAGATACCGAACCGCGTGCCCTCGCTGCGGGCGTCAGCGATGCGCTGTCGTCGTCGTTTCTCGATCGACTCCCGGTAGAAGATCGCTGA